One window of the Lycorma delicatula isolate Av1 chromosome 3, ASM4794821v1, whole genome shotgun sequence genome contains the following:
- the LOC142322216 gene encoding uncharacterized protein LOC142322216 isoform X1: MDKMCYISATVFLVLIISSFSTGSFHLTINHPLLLDVLIRNLQSPCKEIHIAGKSLDDFKKVEDNFRILVLNVADAFCHYNFILSSETHLSVENIFLDSFDSCPTEWPHADTCVHSKLSVKFDVRPYQLDYNNLTALWAEIQKNPRFKDLGLKPYATPQSNRILIIVLIVIIAILVILLAGATYILRKKIHNFFRNCCNSDEGKGAPECHEYNRGVSSNEQNCEQQFVPPLFYIDKQNSKTQKVLQPSNSDVYMKEGVQNKGFTRDSSDTSGNTSSTVAVEQVDDFDSDDEININFPSPLTAPPLPPRPVKNELPPGDNKNIHYMVTNITF; the protein is encoded by the exons ATGGATAAAATGTGCTACATCTCAGCCACAGTTTTTTTAGTTCTTATTATTTCTTCAT TTTCAACAGGCAGTTTTCATCTAACTATCAATCATCCATTACTTTTAGATGTCTTGATCAGAAACCTTCAATCTCCATGCAAAGAAATACACATAGCTGGAAAAAGTTTGGATGAT ttcaaaaaagtAGAGGACAACTTCAGAATACTTGTTCTTAATGTAGCAGATGCATTTTGCCACTATAACTTCATTTTATCATCTGAAACTCACTTAAG tgtggaaaatatttttttggatagtTTTGACAGTTGTCCAACTGAATGGCCTCATGCAGACACATGTGTACACAGTAAGCTGTCAGTTAAATTTGATGTAAGACCCTACCAACTTGATTATAACAATCTTACTGCATTGTGGGCAGAAATCCAGAAAAATCCAAGATTCAAAGATTTGGGtttaaag CCATATGCGACGCCTCAGTCAAACAGAATtcttattatagttttaatagttataatagcTATCCTTGTAATACTACTTGCTGGAGCCACATATATTTTGAGAaagaaaatacacaatttttttagaaactgttgCAACAG tgatgaggGCAAAGGAGCACCTGAATGCCATGAATATAACAGAGGTGTTTCTTCTAACGAACAAAATTGTGAACAGCAGTTTGTTCCacctttattttatatagataaacaAAACAGCAAAACACAAAAGGTTCTGCAACCAT CTAACAGCGACGTGTATATGAAAGAAGGAGTACAAAATAAAGGTTTCACACGTGATAGTTCCGACACTTCTGGAAATACTTCATCAACAGTAGCTGTAGAACAAGTTGATGATTTTGACTCTgatgatgaaattaatataaattttccatcTCCTTTGACAGCACCACCTCTTCCTCCTAG gCCAGTTAAAAATGAATTGCCTCCTGgtgacaataaaaatattcattacatggTAACAAATATAACGTTTTAA
- the LOC142322216 gene encoding uncharacterized protein LOC142322216 isoform X2 gives MDKMCYISATVFLVLIISSYVLIRNLQSPCKEIHIAGKSLDDFKKVEDNFRILVLNVADAFCHYNFILSSETHLSVENIFLDSFDSCPTEWPHADTCVHSKLSVKFDVRPYQLDYNNLTALWAEIQKNPRFKDLGLKPYATPQSNRILIIVLIVIIAILVILLAGATYILRKKIHNFFRNCCNSDEGKGAPECHEYNRGVSSNEQNCEQQFVPPLFYIDKQNSKTQKVLQPSNSDVYMKEGVQNKGFTRDSSDTSGNTSSTVAVEQVDDFDSDDEININFPSPLTAPPLPPRPVKNELPPGDNKNIHYMVTNITF, from the exons ATGGATAAAATGTGCTACATCTCAGCCACAGTTTTTTTAGTTCTTATTATTTCTTCAT ATGTCTTGATCAGAAACCTTCAATCTCCATGCAAAGAAATACACATAGCTGGAAAAAGTTTGGATGAT ttcaaaaaagtAGAGGACAACTTCAGAATACTTGTTCTTAATGTAGCAGATGCATTTTGCCACTATAACTTCATTTTATCATCTGAAACTCACTTAAG tgtggaaaatatttttttggatagtTTTGACAGTTGTCCAACTGAATGGCCTCATGCAGACACATGTGTACACAGTAAGCTGTCAGTTAAATTTGATGTAAGACCCTACCAACTTGATTATAACAATCTTACTGCATTGTGGGCAGAAATCCAGAAAAATCCAAGATTCAAAGATTTGGGtttaaag CCATATGCGACGCCTCAGTCAAACAGAATtcttattatagttttaatagttataatagcTATCCTTGTAATACTACTTGCTGGAGCCACATATATTTTGAGAaagaaaatacacaatttttttagaaactgttgCAACAG tgatgaggGCAAAGGAGCACCTGAATGCCATGAATATAACAGAGGTGTTTCTTCTAACGAACAAAATTGTGAACAGCAGTTTGTTCCacctttattttatatagataaacaAAACAGCAAAACACAAAAGGTTCTGCAACCAT CTAACAGCGACGTGTATATGAAAGAAGGAGTACAAAATAAAGGTTTCACACGTGATAGTTCCGACACTTCTGGAAATACTTCATCAACAGTAGCTGTAGAACAAGTTGATGATTTTGACTCTgatgatgaaattaatataaattttccatcTCCTTTGACAGCACCACCTCTTCCTCCTAG gCCAGTTAAAAATGAATTGCCTCCTGgtgacaataaaaatattcattacatggTAACAAATATAACGTTTTAA